A single window of Intrasporangium calvum DSM 43043 DNA harbors:
- a CDS encoding dipeptide/oligopeptide/nickel ABC transporter permease/ATP-binding protein has protein sequence MTIRPELTATLSDPANRKVASRAALRRLPLLSRIAAAFIGVLVLTAILAPWLTPHDPTATGLASVNVGPGSDFWFGVDRSGRDIFSRLVAGTRRSLVVGFGAASIALALGTLLGALAATSRKAVDELVMRLLDVVMAFPAIALSAVLIIAFGKDSLLVLILAIGFVFTPPIARVVRANVLTQYSEDYVAAEQVIGAGRLHILGRHVIRNSAAPVMVFATVMVADAIVFEASLSFIGGGLPGHVAESSWGSVIAYGKDVLLAGSWWATFFPGLLILLTVLSLNILSEGISDAWAAPAARRVKRKVTSPDDVDRLETSEPGTGEVLPLPGLAEAGQRLRERARPLPPGDPTLTVTDLRIGFDGRHDGVDIVDGISFEVRPGEVLGLVGESGSGKSLTALAVMGLEPKGARLGGTVDFNGIDLLRLSPARRRALMGREIAMIYQDALSALNPAMRIQAQLDQLTKRGGTRTADELMGLVRLDPDRTLGSYPHELSGGQRQRVVIAMALSRDPRLIIADEPTTALDVTVQAQVMTLLLDLQKRLGFALVLVSHDLALVSDISDRVVVMYGGQIVEGGVTAEVVAAPAHHYARGLLGSVLSLESGAERLTQIKGVVPSPADFPAGCRFSDRCPMSTAVCRTEAPPLVGEPGHHVVACHHPAHELPAATGATHATEGAVS, from the coding sequence ATGACCATCCGCCCCGAACTGACCGCCACGCTGTCCGACCCGGCGAACCGCAAGGTGGCCAGCCGCGCTGCCCTGCGCCGCCTGCCCCTGCTGTCCCGGATCGCCGCGGCCTTCATCGGCGTGCTCGTCCTCACGGCCATCCTCGCCCCCTGGCTCACGCCGCACGACCCGACCGCGACCGGCCTCGCGTCGGTCAACGTCGGGCCCGGGTCTGACTTCTGGTTCGGCGTCGACCGGTCGGGACGCGACATCTTCTCGCGCCTCGTCGCGGGCACCCGCCGCTCGCTCGTCGTCGGCTTCGGCGCCGCGAGCATCGCCCTCGCGCTCGGCACGCTCCTCGGTGCGCTCGCCGCGACCAGCCGCAAGGCGGTCGACGAGCTGGTCATGCGGCTGCTCGACGTCGTCATGGCGTTCCCGGCCATCGCGCTGTCCGCGGTGCTCATCATCGCCTTCGGCAAGGACAGCCTGCTCGTCCTCATCCTCGCCATCGGCTTCGTCTTCACCCCGCCGATCGCCCGTGTGGTCCGCGCCAACGTGCTCACGCAGTACAGCGAGGACTACGTCGCGGCCGAGCAGGTCATCGGCGCCGGCCGCCTCCACATCCTCGGTCGGCACGTGATCCGCAACTCCGCCGCCCCGGTGATGGTCTTCGCCACCGTCATGGTCGCCGACGCCATCGTCTTCGAGGCCTCGCTGTCTTTCATCGGAGGTGGCCTGCCCGGTCACGTCGCCGAGTCGTCGTGGGGCTCGGTCATCGCCTACGGCAAGGACGTCCTCCTCGCCGGCTCGTGGTGGGCCACCTTCTTCCCCGGGCTGCTCATCCTGCTCACCGTGCTGTCCCTCAACATCCTCTCCGAGGGCATCTCCGACGCGTGGGCCGCGCCGGCGGCCAGACGGGTGAAGCGCAAGGTCACCTCCCCCGACGACGTCGACCGCCTCGAGACCTCCGAACCGGGCACCGGTGAGGTCCTGCCGCTCCCCGGCCTCGCCGAGGCAGGGCAGCGACTGCGTGAGCGGGCCCGCCCGCTGCCGCCGGGTGACCCGACCCTCACGGTCACCGACCTGCGGATCGGCTTCGACGGACGACACGACGGCGTCGACATCGTCGACGGCATCAGCTTCGAGGTGCGCCCCGGCGAGGTGCTCGGCCTCGTCGGCGAGTCCGGCTCGGGCAAGTCGCTCACGGCCCTGGCCGTCATGGGCCTCGAGCCCAAAGGTGCGCGGCTGGGCGGGACGGTCGACTTCAACGGCATCGACCTGCTCCGGTTGTCGCCGGCCCGTCGCCGGGCGCTGATGGGGCGCGAGATCGCGATGATCTACCAGGACGCCCTCTCGGCCCTCAACCCCGCGATGCGGATCCAGGCGCAGCTCGACCAGCTGACGAAGCGCGGCGGCACCCGGACCGCCGACGAGCTGATGGGTCTCGTCAGACTGGACCCCGACCGGACCCTCGGCTCCTATCCCCACGAGCTCTCCGGTGGCCAGCGTCAGCGCGTCGTCATCGCCATGGCCCTGTCGAGAGACCCCAGGCTGATCATCGCCGACGAGCCGACGACCGCCCTCGACGTCACCGTCCAGGCCCAGGTCATGACCCTGCTCCTCGACCTGCAGAAGCGGCTCGGCTTCGCCCTGGTCCTCGTCAGCCACGACCTCGCCCTCGTGAGCGACATCAGCGACCGCGTCGTCGTCATGTACGGCGGCCAGATCGTCGAGGGCGGCGTCACGGCCGAGGTCGTCGCCGCCCCGGCGCACCACTACGCCCGGGGCCTGCTCGGATCGGTGCTCTCCCTCGAGTCGGGGGCCGAACGGCTCACCCAGATCAAGGGCGTCGTCCCCTCGCCGGCGGACTTCCCGGCGGGCTGCCGGTTCTCGGACCGGTGCCCCATGTCCACCGCGGTGTGCCGCACCGAGGCGCCGCCGCTCGTGGGCGAGCCGGGGCACCACGTCGTCGCCTGCCACCATCCCGCCCACGAGCTCCCGGCGGCGACCGGGGCCACCCACGCCACGGAAGGGGCCGTCTCATGA
- a CDS encoding ABC transporter substrate-binding protein, whose amino-acid sequence MNPDQASKTLLDPAGLSGVSRRKFLKFSGTLSAAAVITGALAACGGPSSTNSNDGAAAGGTVPDTIEATLAFTLSSGLDPMNASSAVGTAANQHLFEGLVDLDPITRQPYPALAKALPEPGADGLTWTATLRDGAMFSDGTPVTAEDVAWSFTRALDPANKALMAAFLPFIDSVTAKDAKTVEFTLKSPFALFPQRIAVIKVVPKKLTGDAAAAKAFDTKPVGTGPWKLDSADATTGLRFSVNDKYNGPRKAAAKKMVWNTTTEGATRIADIQGGRVQAVEAVPYINVAQLEGKVDVEARQAFNQLFLLFNCSAKPFDDKRVRQALHYALDKDAIVTTALQGYGTPAKSYLDPENKDFQEASTVYGYDPEKAKALLAEAGVKDLTFELVTTNTQFIVDIAPLMVDQWKKIGVNASLNTAPSASVYAPAPDGLVSKDSFRVLAASGDPTVFGPDADLLLRWYFAGDTWPKGRARWTGAAPTQIAQLLDQAAAEQDTAKQKDLWKQVLDLVADEAAIYTVLHTKIVTAWDSKKLDGFKPAATTGLYFLDAKRTA is encoded by the coding sequence GTGAACCCCGACCAGGCGTCCAAGACCCTGCTCGACCCCGCCGGACTGTCCGGAGTCAGCCGCCGCAAGTTCCTCAAGTTCAGTGGCACGCTCAGCGCCGCGGCCGTCATCACGGGGGCGCTCGCCGCCTGTGGTGGCCCCAGCTCGACGAACTCGAACGACGGCGCCGCGGCCGGCGGCACCGTCCCGGACACCATCGAGGCGACCCTCGCGTTCACCTTGTCGAGCGGGCTCGACCCGATGAACGCCTCGAGCGCCGTCGGTACCGCCGCCAACCAGCACCTCTTCGAGGGTCTCGTCGACCTCGACCCGATCACCCGGCAGCCCTACCCCGCCCTGGCCAAGGCACTGCCCGAGCCGGGGGCCGACGGCCTCACGTGGACGGCCACGCTCCGCGACGGCGCCATGTTCTCCGACGGCACCCCGGTCACCGCCGAGGACGTCGCGTGGTCCTTCACCCGCGCCCTCGACCCGGCGAACAAGGCCCTCATGGCCGCCTTCCTCCCGTTCATCGACTCGGTCACCGCCAAGGACGCCAAGACGGTGGAGTTCACGCTGAAGTCGCCGTTCGCCCTCTTCCCGCAGCGGATCGCCGTCATCAAGGTGGTGCCGAAGAAGCTCACCGGCGACGCCGCCGCCGCCAAGGCGTTCGACACCAAGCCGGTCGGCACCGGCCCGTGGAAGCTCGACAGCGCCGACGCGACCACCGGTCTCCGCTTCTCGGTCAACGACAAGTACAACGGCCCACGCAAGGCCGCGGCCAAGAAGATGGTCTGGAACACGACGACCGAGGGCGCGACCCGGATCGCCGACATCCAGGGCGGCCGCGTCCAGGCCGTCGAGGCCGTCCCCTACATCAACGTCGCCCAGCTCGAGGGCAAGGTCGACGTCGAGGCCCGCCAGGCCTTCAACCAGCTCTTCCTCCTCTTCAACTGCTCCGCCAAGCCGTTCGACGACAAGCGGGTCCGTCAGGCGCTGCACTACGCGCTCGACAAGGACGCCATCGTCACCACGGCGCTGCAGGGCTACGGCACCCCGGCGAAGTCCTACCTCGACCCGGAGAACAAGGACTTCCAGGAGGCCTCGACCGTCTACGGCTACGACCCGGAGAAGGCCAAGGCCCTCCTCGCCGAGGCCGGCGTCAAGGACCTGACCTTCGAGCTCGTGACGACGAACACCCAGTTCATCGTCGACATCGCCCCGCTCATGGTCGACCAGTGGAAGAAGATCGGCGTCAACGCGTCGCTCAACACGGCGCCGTCCGCCTCGGTCTACGCGCCGGCACCTGACGGGCTGGTGTCCAAGGACTCCTTCCGGGTCCTCGCCGCCTCGGGCGACCCGACGGTCTTCGGTCCTGACGCAGACCTGCTCCTGCGCTGGTACTTCGCCGGCGACACGTGGCCGAAGGGCCGGGCCCGCTGGACGGGCGCCGCGCCGACCCAGATCGCCCAGCTGCTCGACCAGGCCGCCGCCGAGCAGGACACGGCCAAGCAGAAGGACCTGTGGAAGCAGGTCCTCGACCTCGTCGCCGACGAGGCCGCGATCTACACGGTCCTGCACACCAAGATCGTCACGGCGTGGGACTCGAAGAAGCTCGACGGCTTCAAGCCGGCGGCGACGACGGGGCTGTACTTCCTCGACGCCAAGCGCACGGCCTGA
- a CDS encoding FadR/GntR family transcriptional regulator, whose product MSDVPPIALRNGLPPRSRNQDVIERIKTYILEKNLRPGDLLPTENELIAAIGASRTSIREAIKNLSALDIVEVRHGHGSYVGRMSMNALVESLAFRGLLSTGTDGKVMTDLVNIRQMLEQGLSPLMIETLDEVELANLRELAVRMRRLAMEGQPYVEEDRAFHIRLMNAIGNNLVSQLTEAFWQVQARVAPTLKVEPADWLRTAEAHEAIVDAIAARDLERLQHAFATHYDPIRESIAAIFESRAVSLGGAE is encoded by the coding sequence ATGTCCGATGTCCCGCCCATTGCCCTGCGCAACGGCCTGCCGCCACGGTCCCGCAACCAGGACGTGATCGAACGCATCAAGACGTACATCCTCGAGAAGAACCTCCGCCCCGGCGACCTCCTGCCGACCGAGAACGAGCTCATCGCCGCGATCGGCGCGAGCCGCACCAGTATCCGTGAGGCGATCAAGAACCTCTCCGCGCTCGACATCGTGGAGGTGCGGCACGGGCACGGCTCCTACGTCGGGCGGATGTCGATGAACGCCCTCGTCGAGAGCCTCGCCTTCCGCGGTCTGCTCAGCACCGGCACCGACGGCAAGGTGATGACCGACCTCGTCAACATCCGCCAGATGCTCGAGCAGGGCCTCTCCCCCCTCATGATCGAGACGCTCGACGAGGTCGAGCTCGCCAACCTGCGCGAGCTCGCCGTCCGGATGCGCCGGCTCGCGATGGAGGGCCAGCCGTACGTCGAGGAGGACCGCGCCTTCCACATCCGGCTGATGAACGCCATCGGCAACAACCTCGTCAGCCAGCTGACCGAGGCGTTCTGGCAGGTGCAGGCCCGGGTCGCACCGACCCTCAAGGTCGAGCCCGCGGACTGGCTGCGCACCGCGGAGGCGCACGAGGCGATCGTCGACGCCATCGCGGCACGGGACCTCGAGCGCCTCCAGCACGCGTTCGCGACGCACTACGACCCGATCCGCGAGTCCATCGCGGCCATCTTCGAGTCCCGCGCCGTCTCGCTGGGAGGGGCAGAGTGA
- a CDS encoding ABC transporter permease encodes MSSIVKMILRRLLTLVPLMLGIALFVFVIMRLSPVNSAVAALGDQASPEQIAEYEASRGLDQPAPVQFVRFLGNVVQGDFGETIGISKPVAGLIAEALPLTMQLTLLGVGLALVIALALGITAALFRDRWPDQVIRVLSMTGISVPSFWLALLMIQHLSLGLGWFPNAGYTNPAESLTGWLRSMAMPAMALAVPVGASLARIVRTSMVEELDKEYVRTAYGAGLPPSIVVGRNVLRNALVNPLTVLGLRVGYLLGGTIIIEAIFTMPGMGTLVMQAVGTNDTNLAQGTILVIAFTFVVVNLLVDILYLFANPRLRGGH; translated from the coding sequence ATGTCGTCGATCGTGAAGATGATCCTCAGGCGACTGCTGACACTCGTGCCGTTGATGCTCGGGATCGCCCTCTTCGTCTTCGTGATCATGCGGCTCTCGCCGGTCAACTCCGCCGTGGCCGCGCTCGGCGACCAGGCCTCACCCGAGCAGATCGCCGAGTACGAGGCGTCCCGCGGGCTCGACCAGCCCGCTCCGGTCCAGTTCGTCCGCTTCCTCGGCAACGTCGTCCAGGGCGACTTCGGCGAGACGATCGGCATCTCCAAGCCCGTCGCCGGCCTCATCGCCGAGGCCCTGCCCTTGACGATGCAGCTGACCCTCCTCGGGGTCGGACTCGCCCTCGTCATCGCCCTCGCCCTCGGGATCACGGCCGCGCTCTTCCGGGACCGCTGGCCCGACCAGGTCATCCGCGTCCTGTCGATGACCGGAATCTCCGTTCCCAGCTTCTGGCTGGCGCTGCTGATGATCCAGCACCTGTCCCTCGGGCTCGGCTGGTTCCCCAACGCCGGCTACACCAACCCGGCCGAGAGCCTCACCGGCTGGCTGCGGTCGATGGCCATGCCGGCCATGGCGCTCGCCGTGCCGGTCGGGGCGTCGCTCGCCCGGATCGTGCGCACCTCGATGGTCGAGGAGCTCGACAAGGAGTACGTCCGCACCGCGTACGGCGCGGGCCTGCCACCGAGCATCGTCGTCGGGCGCAACGTCCTGCGCAACGCCCTGGTCAACCCCCTCACCGTGCTCGGACTCCGGGTCGGCTACCTGCTCGGCGGCACGATCATCATCGAGGCGATCTTCACGATGCCCGGCATGGGCACCCTCGTCATGCAGGCCGTCGGCACCAACGACACCAACCTCGCGCAGGGCACGATCCTCGTCATCGCCTTCACCTTCGTCGTCGTCAACCTGCTCGTCGACATCCTCTATCTCTTCGCGAACCCGCGGCTGCGGGGAGGCCACTGA
- a CDS encoding SIS domain-containing protein: protein MTGALMRAEIGEQPAALSRLLAAPGPVEDIAARIRAAAPRFVLLAARGTSDHAALYAKYLIETTLGLPCGLASTSVYTAYDRQPSLDGVLWVAVSQSGGSPDLVESTERARAGGALTLSVTNTSDSPLGRVSEVGLDILAGPERSVAATKTYTSSLLALWLLVRAWAELDRRPADRLVDDVACALTADVEEVASRYRFVDKLVTTSRGYAYPTAREAALKLMETCYLSAHAYSGADLLHGPLAMVDQDRPVIAVVPEGPGGRALQPVLAALEERGADICLVAPPAIAHETPTRIVLPAGMDEQLAPIAQIVPLQRLACAMAVGRGFDPDQPRGLKKVTQTF from the coding sequence GTGACCGGGGCGCTCATGCGGGCCGAGATCGGCGAGCAGCCGGCGGCCCTCTCGAGGCTCCTCGCGGCCCCAGGACCTGTGGAGGACATCGCCGCCCGGATCCGTGCCGCTGCTCCCCGCTTCGTCCTCCTCGCGGCCCGCGGCACGTCCGACCACGCGGCGCTCTACGCCAAGTACCTCATCGAGACGACCCTCGGCCTGCCCTGCGGCCTCGCCTCGACGTCCGTCTACACGGCGTACGACCGACAGCCGTCACTCGACGGCGTGCTGTGGGTGGCCGTGAGCCAGAGCGGCGGCTCCCCCGACCTCGTGGAGTCCACCGAGCGGGCTCGCGCCGGTGGGGCCCTGACCCTGTCGGTCACCAACACGAGCGACTCGCCACTCGGTCGGGTCAGCGAGGTCGGCCTCGACATCCTCGCCGGCCCCGAGCGCTCGGTCGCCGCGACGAAGACCTACACCTCGAGCCTGCTCGCCCTCTGGCTCCTCGTGCGCGCCTGGGCCGAGCTCGACCGGCGGCCCGCGGACCGGCTCGTCGACGACGTGGCGTGCGCCCTCACCGCCGACGTGGAGGAGGTCGCGTCCCGCTACCGCTTCGTCGACAAGCTCGTCACGACCTCACGCGGCTACGCCTACCCGACCGCGCGCGAGGCGGCGCTCAAGCTGATGGAGACCTGCTACCTGTCGGCGCACGCCTACTCCGGCGCCGACCTGCTCCACGGGCCCCTCGCCATGGTCGACCAGGACCGGCCCGTCATCGCCGTCGTCCCCGAGGGCCCGGGGGGCCGCGCCCTTCAGCCGGTCCTCGCCGCGCTGGAGGAGCGAGGCGCCGACATCTGCCTCGTCGCACCCCCAGCCATCGCGCACGAGACGCCCACCCGGATCGTCCTGCCCGCGGGGATGGACGAGCAGCTGGCCCCGATCGCACAGATCGTGCCGCTCCAACGCTTGGCCTGCGCCATGGCCGTCGGCCGGGGCTTCGACCCCGACCAGCCCCGGGGCCTCAAGAAGGTGACCCAGACATTCTGA
- a CDS encoding ABC transporter ATP-binding protein has protein sequence MNGPIMRLDDVSVVHRIKGAGLFGHGSVQALNGASLEIRAGETVGVVGESGCGKSTMAKAMVGLQRPTSGSIIFEGRDIWSLKDRERRSHLGRGVGMIFQDPAASLNRRMPISQVVRDPLDVHDVGTPKERTARVRDLLDLVGLPRSAADVLPSQLSGGQRQRVSIARALALEPSLVIADEPTSALDVSVRAQILNLLLDLKERLGIAMVFVSHDIQTVKRVSDRVVTMYLGRIVEETPADRLPELAVHPYTRALFSATPGLLDPIDPIPLVGPVPSAANPPSGCPFRTRCWKATEVCSELMPGPMLAAEGHTYRCHHPVPAGITTADLAASARAATADLVKEPS, from the coding sequence ATGAACGGGCCGATCATGCGTCTCGACGACGTGTCGGTGGTCCACCGGATCAAGGGTGCGGGACTCTTCGGCCACGGCAGCGTCCAGGCCCTCAACGGGGCGTCCCTCGAGATCCGCGCCGGGGAGACCGTCGGTGTCGTCGGTGAGTCGGGATGCGGGAAGTCGACGATGGCCAAGGCCATGGTCGGCCTCCAACGTCCCACGTCGGGCTCGATCATCTTCGAGGGCCGGGACATCTGGTCCCTCAAGGACCGGGAGCGCCGCAGCCACCTCGGTCGGGGCGTGGGGATGATCTTCCAGGATCCGGCCGCCTCGCTGAACCGGCGCATGCCGATCAGCCAGGTCGTCCGCGACCCCCTCGACGTCCACGACGTCGGCACGCCCAAGGAGCGCACCGCCCGGGTCCGCGACCTGCTCGACCTCGTGGGCCTGCCCCGCTCGGCGGCGGACGTCCTCCCGAGCCAGCTGTCCGGCGGCCAGCGGCAGCGCGTCTCGATTGCCCGCGCACTCGCGCTGGAGCCTTCCCTCGTCATCGCGGACGAACCGACGAGCGCGCTCGACGTCTCGGTGCGCGCGCAGATCCTCAACCTGCTCCTCGACCTCAAGGAGCGGCTCGGCATCGCGATGGTCTTCGTCTCCCACGACATCCAGACGGTCAAGCGGGTCAGTGACCGGGTCGTGACGATGTACCTGGGCCGGATCGTCGAGGAGACCCCCGCCGACCGGTTGCCGGAACTCGCGGTCCACCCCTACACCCGCGCGCTGTTCTCCGCGACGCCGGGTCTGCTCGACCCGATCGACCCGATCCCGCTCGTCGGGCCGGTTCCGTCCGCGGCGAACCCGCCTTCGGGCTGCCCCTTCCGCACCCGCTGCTGGAAGGCGACCGAGGTCTGCTCCGAGCTGATGCCGGGGCCGATGCTCGCCGCAGAGGGCCACACCTACCGCTGTCACCACCCCGTGCCGGCCGGGATCACGACCGCGGACCTCGCGGCGTCGGCCCGCGCCGCCACCGCCGACCTCGTCAAGGAGCCGTCATGA
- a CDS encoding helix-turn-helix transcriptional regulator: MTLSVETSAVETLSLEPLGLSVIEEEVYRRLIDRGMAAARDIARELGTRPDEVATALDSLTALGLVHREDFGGLRFRVIPPDVALPELIGQRRRALNRLQAEADRLREEAARRTSPPTQVVEPVIGAAAVLAVVTQMQRAAREEVLMVDAPPYFVGGSQPNESEFIALAAGVSYRVIYHSDALAGDEARAAMRQYVDAGEQARVHAQVWPKLLVADRSVALVPESATDPDPERRLLVRSSSLLDLLLVRFEQMWERATPVESLARTAAPGEPEISDRDREILGLMAAGLKDRAIARSLGITERTVGRRINELMRRLDTETRFGAGVRAVQRGWVSG, from the coding sequence ATGACGCTGTCCGTGGAGACGTCCGCTGTGGAGACGCTGTCCCTCGAACCGCTCGGCCTGAGCGTCATCGAGGAGGAGGTGTACCGCCGACTCATCGACCGCGGGATGGCGGCGGCTCGGGACATCGCCCGCGAGCTCGGCACGCGCCCGGACGAGGTGGCCACCGCGCTCGACTCGTTGACGGCCCTGGGCCTGGTCCACCGGGAGGACTTCGGGGGCCTGCGATTCCGGGTCATCCCACCGGACGTGGCCCTCCCCGAGCTGATCGGGCAGCGCCGCCGGGCCCTCAACCGGCTGCAGGCCGAGGCCGACCGGCTGCGTGAGGAGGCCGCTCGCCGGACGAGCCCACCGACGCAGGTCGTCGAGCCGGTGATCGGTGCGGCGGCCGTGCTGGCCGTGGTGACACAGATGCAGCGGGCCGCCCGCGAGGAAGTGCTCATGGTCGACGCCCCGCCGTACTTCGTCGGTGGCAGCCAGCCGAACGAGAGCGAGTTCATCGCCCTCGCGGCAGGGGTCTCCTACCGGGTCATCTACCACAGTGACGCGCTCGCGGGTGACGAGGCGCGGGCCGCCATGCGGCAGTACGTCGATGCAGGGGAGCAGGCCCGGGTCCACGCGCAGGTCTGGCCCAAGCTGCTCGTCGCGGACCGCAGCGTGGCCCTCGTCCCGGAGTCGGCCACCGACCCGGACCCCGAGCGGCGCCTGCTCGTCCGGTCGTCGAGCCTCCTCGACCTCCTGCTCGTCCGCTTCGAGCAGATGTGGGAGCGGGCCACCCCGGTCGAGTCGCTCGCCCGCACCGCGGCTCCGGGCGAACCGGAGATCTCCGATCGCGACCGGGAGATCCTCGGGCTCATGGCGGCGGGCCTCAAGGACCGCGCCATCGCGCGCTCGCTGGGGATCACCGAGCGGACCGTCGGGCGACGGATCAACGAGCTGATGAGACGGCTCGACACGGAGACCCGGTTCGGCGCCGGGGTCCGGGCCGTGCAGCGCGGATGGGTGTCCGGCTGA
- a CDS encoding S8 family peptidase — protein MKHTMWRRRASRAATAAVAASMALAFQAAPATASAAPAASGSPSASPAGSILGTDNPDAIPGEYVVVFTNQAQSAAATRQSAQAMTDKYGGRVKHSYGAVVDGFAATMSEAQARRLAADPAVARVEQAYRVEIAGEQVNPASWGLDRIDQQALPLNSRYRYPDQAGQGVHVYIMDTGVNLSHTEFTGRTSNGYDFVDNDTNPTDCNGHGSHVAGTAAGTSYGVAKKATVHAVRVLSCSGSGSNADIIAGVNWIKTNAVKPAVVNYSIGCSTRCTDTTMDSAVRSLVTSGVMWVQAGGNGNDDTCYYSPQRVSEALTVGNSTSADAKASSSAWGSCQDLFAPGTNITSAWYDTSTSTRTITGTSMASPHVAGAVALYLGANPTASSSAVHSAIVSNSVSGVISGVPSGTPNRLLNTEFLLGGSTSQCSGMRGTWTGSLSNGASQTLPYVYDATAGTIQVCLDGPTGADFDVYLQKWNGSAWSTVARGISSSADESFTYSNASGYYRLIVESYSGSGSYTAGMNY, from the coding sequence ATGAAGCACACCATGTGGCGCCGTCGGGCGTCACGGGCGGCCACCGCCGCCGTGGCCGCCTCGATGGCTCTGGCTTTCCAGGCCGCACCCGCCACCGCATCGGCGGCGCCGGCCGCCTCGGGCAGCCCGTCCGCGAGCCCCGCCGGATCCATCCTCGGGACCGACAACCCGGATGCGATCCCGGGGGAGTACGTCGTCGTCTTCACCAACCAGGCGCAGAGCGCGGCTGCCACCAGGCAGTCGGCTCAGGCGATGACCGACAAGTACGGCGGCCGGGTCAAGCACTCCTATGGGGCCGTCGTCGACGGCTTTGCCGCGACGATGAGCGAGGCCCAGGCGCGTCGCCTCGCGGCGGACCCGGCGGTTGCGCGGGTCGAGCAGGCCTACCGGGTCGAGATCGCCGGTGAGCAGGTCAACCCGGCCAGCTGGGGCCTCGACCGGATCGACCAGCAGGCCCTGCCGCTCAACAGCCGCTACCGCTACCCGGACCAGGCCGGTCAGGGGGTCCACGTCTACATCATGGACACCGGTGTGAACCTCAGCCACACCGAGTTCACCGGGCGCACGAGCAACGGCTACGACTTCGTCGACAACGACACCAACCCGACCGACTGCAACGGCCACGGCAGCCACGTCGCCGGCACCGCGGCCGGCACGAGCTACGGGGTGGCCAAGAAGGCGACCGTCCACGCGGTCCGCGTCCTCAGCTGTTCCGGCTCCGGTTCGAACGCCGACATCATCGCCGGCGTCAACTGGATCAAGACCAACGCGGTCAAGCCGGCGGTCGTCAACTACAGCATCGGCTGCAGCACCCGGTGCACCGACACGACGATGGACAGCGCCGTCCGCTCCCTGGTGACGAGCGGGGTGATGTGGGTCCAGGCCGGCGGCAACGGCAACGACGACACGTGCTACTACAGCCCGCAACGGGTCTCCGAGGCCCTGACGGTCGGCAACTCGACGAGCGCGGACGCCAAGGCGTCGAGCAGCGCGTGGGGCTCCTGCCAGGACCTGTTCGCCCCGGGCACGAACATCACGTCGGCGTGGTACGACACGAGCACCTCGACGCGAACCATCACCGGCACCTCGATGGCGAGCCCACACGTCGCCGGCGCGGTCGCGCTCTACCTCGGCGCCAACCCGACCGCCTCGTCCTCGGCGGTCCACTCCGCGATCGTGAGCAACAGCGTCAGCGGCGTCATCTCGGGGGTCCCGAGCGGCACCCCGAACCGCCTCCTCAACACCGAGTTCCTCCTCGGCGGCTCGACCAGCCAGTGCTCGGGCATGCGCGGCACCTGGACGGGGTCGCTCTCGAACGGCGCGTCGCAGACCCTGCCGTACGTGTACGACGCCACCGCCGGCACGATCCAGGTGTGCCTCGACGGGCCGACCGGCGCGGACTTCGACGTCTACCTGCAGAAGTGGAACGGCTCGGCCTGGTCCACCGTCGCGCGGGGCATCTCGTCGAGCGCTGACGAGTCGTTCACCTACAGCAACGCCTCGGGCTACTACCGCCTGATCGTCGAGTCCTACTCCGGTTCGGGCTCGTACACCGCGGGGATGAACTACTGA